In Rhineura floridana isolate rRhiFlo1 chromosome 1, rRhiFlo1.hap2, whole genome shotgun sequence, the following proteins share a genomic window:
- the MGME1 gene encoding mitochondrial genome maintenance exonuclease 1, whose translation MGSFLQVNRKCRRLPVLLRGLLNNDGFLFRTLGSSSSFYGKKKTTSKYEKTDQKKYRDLIHYLTSHKDSSQSPESLFEEDNKLYGPVSKYKPPDQDTEPKLNENWIPLMNSNKSSLPQKTTPGQPLQISLQKNYLASVTAVLQQTMPVEQAFYLERWKQRMILELGEDGFAEYTKNIFQQGKLFHSAMEMLLLAEGMPVKEQEDDINVSGYITSVQHVLKDVTGVRAVESAVQHETLHYKGLVDCVAEYRGKLCVIEWKTSGKPKPFLRNTFDNPLQLAAYIGAINHDGNYNFQVNCGLLVVAYKDGSPAHPHYMDSELCCQYWNKWLYRLEEYKEKNSGTV comes from the exons ATGGGGTCATTCCTCCAAGTAAACAGAAAATGTAGGAGATTACCAGTGCTGTTGAGAGGATTGTTGAACAATGATGGATTCCTGTTTAGGACCCTTggttcttcttcctctttttatGGGAAGAAGAAAACAACCAGCAAGTATGAAAAAACTGACCAAAAAAAATACAGAGATTTGATCCACTACCTCACATCCCACAAAGATAGTTCTCAAAGTCCTGAATCATTATTTGAAGAAGATAACAAGCTCTACGGACCAGTAAGTAAATATAAGCCACCAGATCAGGATACTGAACCAAAACTTAACGAGAACTGGATTCCCCTAATGAATTCCAATAAGAGCTCTTTGCCTCAGAAAACTACTCCAGGACAGCCCTTGCAAATCAGTTTGCAAAAGAACTACTTGGCTAGTGTGACAGCTGTTCTACAGCAGACCATGCCTGTGGAACAGGCTTTTTATTTGGAGAGGTGGAAACAGCGAATGATTCTGGAACTTGGGGAAGATGGTTTTGCAGAATATACTAAAA ATATCTTTCAACAAGGTAAACTTTTTCATTCAGCTATGGAAATGTTACTATTAGCTGAAGGAATGCCTGTGAAGGAGCAGGAAGATGACATTAATGTCTCTGGCTACATAACAAGTGTACAGCACGTGCTAAAAGATGTTACTGGAGTGAGAGCCGTTGAAAGTGCAGTACAGCATGAGACCCTTCATTACAAAGGCCTAGTGGATTGTGTGGCAGAATATCG AGGGAAATTATGCGTAATTGAATGGAAGACGTCAGGGAAACCAAAACCATTTCTCCGGAATACTTTTGACAATCCGCTACAGCTTGCGGCATACATCGGCGCCATAAACCATGATGGCAATTACAACTTCCAG GTTAATTGTGGACTCCTTGTGGTTGCCTACAAAGATGGTTCTCCTGCACATCCACATTACATGGACTCTGAGCTATGCTGTCAGTACTGGAACAAATGGCTGTATCGCTTGGAAGAATATAAAGAGAAGAACAGTGGAACTGTGTAA